A genomic stretch from Phocoena phocoena chromosome 9, mPhoPho1.1, whole genome shotgun sequence includes:
- the LOC136128476 gene encoding LOW QUALITY PROTEIN: putative Polycomb group protein ASXL2 (The sequence of the model RefSeq protein was modified relative to this genomic sequence to represent the inferred CDS: deleted 1 base in 1 codon; substituted 2 bases at 2 genomic stop codons) → MREKGRRKKGRTWAEAAKTVLEKYPNTPVSHKVILQVIQREGLKEISGTSPLACLNAELHTNSRGEECIFSKLPGTMGVYTLKEDAPDGVKELSEGSEESSDGQSDSQSSENSSSSSDGGSNKEGKKSRWKREVSSRLSQPSSPQSGCPSPTIPAGKVISPSQEHSKKALKQALKQQQQRKQRQQPCRPSTSISSNQNRSLKTVKAASDSVPAKPAIWEGKQSDGQSSSPQNSNSSFSPSVKVENPLLGLGKKSFQRSDRLHTRQMKRTKGAEIDVETPDSILVNTNLRALIHKHTFSVLPGDCQQXLLLLLPEVDRQVGPDGLMKLNGSAHNNEFFTSAAQGWKERLSEGEFTPEMQVRIRQEMEKEXKVEPWKEQFFESYYGQSSGLSLEDSKQLTASPNDPKVKKTPAEQPKSMLPSEASPVSIVSVIPQLLSKEEVLQLPSPVRKEEHESQDEMQPKSKSPEPLLSSAPNTDEPSSVPPIECPKDEALLEQKPVASAEQKSEKENHLTTTSSYNRNESQEALVTSLSKPKSPGVETTVVKPIVEAGLQETTMKEPTSTLADHSPESLKRKPSVTQEEAPTSWEKRPHVTENGQHQQPFQISPQPFLSRGDRFQVQKVPPLKVREQEELKKKDGLNTKFWGVPTNF, encoded by the exons ATGAGGGAAAAGGGCCGTAGGAAGAAGGGCAGGACCTGGGCGGAGGCCGCCAAGACGGTCTTAGAAAAATATCCCAATACACCCGTGAGTCATAAAGTAATTCTTCAAGTTATCCAGAGAGAAGGGCTAAAAGAAAT AAGTGGAACTTCCCCTCTTGCATGCCTGAATGCAGAGCTGCACACAAACTCCCGAGGTGAAGAGTGCATCTTCTCTAAGCTTCCAGGTACAATGGGAGTGTATACTTTGAAGGAAGATGCGCCGGATGGGGTGAAAGAGCTATCAGAAGGTTCAGAAGAAAGCAGTGACGGTCAGTCAGATTCCCAGAGTTCTgagaacagcagcagcagcagtgatgGTGGCAGCaacaaggagggaaaaaagagcaGGTGGAAAAGGGAAGTATCGTCTAGACTGTCACAGCCATCCTCTCCTCAGTCAGGCTGCCCATCACCCACCATTCCAGCAGGTAAAGTCATTTCCCCATCACAGGAGCACAGCAAGAAGGCACTAAAGCAGGCTCTAAAACAGCAACAGCAGAGGAAACAGCGGCAGCAGCCATGCAGGCCAAGCACGTCCATCTCCTCCAACCAGAACCGCTCTCTGAAGACTGTCAAAGCAGCCAGTGACTCTGTACCTGCCAAACCTGCGATATGGGAAGGAAAGCAGTCTGACGGACAGTCAAGCAGCCCTCAGAACTCCAACTCTagcttttctccttcagttaaAGTGGAAAATCCTTTGCTAGGCCTGGGAAAGAAGTCATTCCAGAGGTCTGACAGGCTTCACACAAGGCAA ATGAAGAGGACTAAAGGTGCTGAAATTGATGTTGAGACACCAGACTCCATTCTAGTTAATACAAACCTACGAGCACTAATCCACAAACACACCTTTTCAGTCCTTCCTGGAGATTGCCAACAGTGACTGCTTCTACTACTTCCAGAGGTGGATCGACAGGTTGGTCCAGATGGTCTGATGAAATTAAATGGCTCAGCCCATAATAATGAGTTCTTTACTTCAGCAGCCCAAGGCTGGAAGGAAAGACTTTCAGAAGGTGAGTTTACACCTGAGATGCAGGTGAGAATTCGACAAGAGATGGAGAAGGAGTAAAAAGTAGAGCCTTGGAAAGAACAATTCTTTGAAAGCTACTATGGTCAGAGTTCTGGCCTGAGCCTTGAAGATTCAAAGCAATTGACAGCTTCACCCAACGATCCCAAAGTAAAGAAAACCCCAGCTGAGCAACCAAAATCCATGCTTCCTTCAGAGGCCTCTCCTGTCAGTATAGTCTCAGTAATTCCCCAGTTACTGTCTAAAGAAGAAGTACTACAGCTGCCATCACCAGTCAGAAAAGAAGAGCATGAAAGCCAAGATGAGATGCAGCCAAAGTCCAAATCCCCAGAGCCCCTACTTTCCTCAGCTCCCAATACAGATGAGCCTAGCAGCGTTCCTCCCATCGAGTGCCCAAAGGATGAGGCTCTCTTGGAGCAAAAGCCAGTGGCCTCTGCTGAACAGAAGTCTGAGAAAGAGAATCATCTCACTACAACTTCAAGTTATAACAGAAATGAAAGCCAAGAAGCTTTAGTTACATCCCTGAGCAAACCCAAGAGCCCTGGGGTAGAAACAACAGTAGTGAAGCCCATAGTAGAAGCAGGACTACAGGAGACCACTATGAAAGAGCCTACATCAACTCTGGCTGATCACAGCCCAGAAAGCCTCAAGAGGAAACCTTCTGTCACCCAAGAAGAGGCCCCTACAAGCTGGGAGAAAAGACCACATGTCACTGAGAATGGCCAGCACCAGCAGCCATTTCAAATCTCCCCACAGCCCTTTCTCAGTAGAGGGGACAGGTTCCAGGTGCAGAAAGTACCACCTCTCAAGGTAAGAGAGCAggaagaattgaaaaagaaagatggTCTGaacactaagttttggggtgtacctactaatttttaa